The sequence CTTGTGGGTCTTTTTGAGCACCTATGACTTTCCGATACCTTTGCTTCGGCAACAACATGACCTGGGGCCGATGGTTTACAGGGTGCTGGTAGATCTCTACATCAGTATTGTAGACCGCGCGGATATTCTCCCGGGTAAGCACCTCATCTGCGTTACCAAAGGCGAAGATGCTGCCTTGATCAAGTAGTAGAAGCTTTTTACAGTAAAGAGCCGCTAGGTTCAGGTCATGTAAAACCGTAATGACCGTTAATCCTTGTTGGGTATTTAGCTCTTGTAATAGATCAAAGAACTCCAACTGGTGATTGATATCCAAATGGGATGTGGGTTCATCTAGTAATAGGACATCGGGCTCCTGGGCCAAGGCCTTGGCTAGTAGTACTCGTTGCCGTTCTCCTCCGCTAAGCTCTGTAATTCTCCGGGAGGCGAGATGGGCGATCCGAGTTGCTTCCATGACCCGTCTTACTACCTGCCAATCTGAAACCCCTTCGCCTTTAAATCTCCTAATATGTGGGTGACGACCCATCAGGACTACATCTTCAACGCTGAAGGCAAAAGTAACTTGAGTATCCTGGCCCACATAGGCCATGCGACAGGCAAGCTGCTGATAGGGTATCTTACTCAACTCAACACCGTCTAGCTCAACTCGCCCCTCTTGATAGGACAAGATCCTGTTTAGGTTTTTCAGCAGAGTAGACTTTCCCGACCCGTTGGGTCCAATAATACCTATAAAGTCGTTACTACTCACCTGAAAGGAAATGTCATCTAATACTAGCTTATGATCATAGGCAAAACTCACACCAGATACTCGCAAAAGAGCCAAAGCAATCACCTTTAGGGGTGGGTGGAGCATTAGTCGCCCCACCCTGAGGTAGTTGGAATGTTACATAATCTGCTGCTTTCTTTTTCGCAGCAAGTATAGGAAAAATGGAGCTCCGAAAATCGCGGTTACAACACCCACAGGAATTTCAGTTGGCGGTGCCACTGTTCTGGCAACGGTATCACTGATAACAAGAAACATTGCACCACCTAAGGTTGCAGTAGGTAGCAGGATCCGATGATCCGGGCCCACGATAAGCCTGGCAATATGGGGTACGATCAGTCCTACAAAGCCAATGATACCACTCACACTAACCGCAGCAGCCACGGTTAGGGAGCCGGCGATAAGCAGGATCCGCTTGAGCTTTTCTACATTAACTCCCAAGCTAATTGCGGCCTCCTCACCTAGCATTAAAACGTTAAGATCACGTGAATAAATCAGGGTAATGGTCATTCCCAACACAATATAGGGTATGGACAAGAGCAGATCATGGTAATTTGCTAAGGCTAGACTGCCCATCCCCCAGTACAGAATCTGGTAAAGGTCCTTGCTATTTAAGATCATTAACAACGATACCAAAGCAGATAGCAGTGACCCCACTGCAATCCCCGAAAGAAGCAAGGTATCCACAGGTACCTTACGGCCAACCCTTGCAATGTTATACACTGCAAAGCTGGTCACCAAAGCACCGACAAAGGCACACAAAGGGACTCCACCGATCCCGGGGAAGGGAGAGCCGATCTTAAGCACAATGGCCAACGTCGCTCCGAAGGATGCTCCTGCGGAAATACCAATTACGTAAGGATCCGCCATGGGATTCTTAAATAACCCTTGAAAGCTAACCCCCGCGATGGAAAGCCCAGCACCCACAACAATGCCAACTAGAACCCGGGGTAGTCTGACCTTCAGGACAATGACCTCATGACTCTTAGGCCAGTCCTTGACCACCTTCGCCCCTAGCCTAGGCACTCGGCTAGCAATGATTCGAAAGGCGTTTTTGATCGAAATACTTGCCGGACCAATGGTAGTGACAAAGACACCAATGATCAGCAAAGCTACCAGCATTGTCAGGATAATCAAGGCCCATTTTCTGCGCTGCCCCAAGTGTAACCACTCCTAGTCTATGGTCCCCGGATGAAGCACCTGTGCTATTTCCGTTAGTATACTGGGAATTCTGTACGTGCCTCGGCTAATAATGTCTGGGTTGCTTACCTCATG comes from Limnochordia bacterium and encodes:
- a CDS encoding heme ABC transporter ATP-binding protein, producing the protein MLHPPLKVIALALLRVSGVSFAYDHKLVLDDISFQVSSNDFIGIIGPNGSGKSTLLKNLNRILSYQEGRVELDGVELSKIPYQQLACRMAYVGQDTQVTFAFSVEDVVLMGRHPHIRRFKGEGVSDWQVVRRVMEATRIAHLASRRITELSGGERQRVLLAKALAQEPDVLLLDEPTSHLDINHQLEFFDLLQELNTQQGLTVITVLHDLNLAALYCKKLLLLDQGSIFAFGNADEVLTRENIRAVYNTDVEIYQHPVNHRPQVMLLPKQRYRKVIGAQKDPQGDCLGCQTSPGECPGP
- a CDS encoding iron chelate uptake ABC transporter family permease subunit, translated to MGQRRKWALIILTMLVALLIIGVFVTTIGPASISIKNAFRIIASRVPRLGAKVVKDWPKSHEVIVLKVRLPRVLVGIVVGAGLSIAGVSFQGLFKNPMADPYVIGISAGASFGATLAIVLKIGSPFPGIGGVPLCAFVGALVTSFAVYNIARVGRKVPVDTLLLSGIAVGSLLSALVSLLMILNSKDLYQILYWGMGSLALANYHDLLLSIPYIVLGMTITLIYSRDLNVLMLGEEAAISLGVNVEKLKRILLIAGSLTVAAAVSVSGIIGFVGLIVPHIARLIVGPDHRILLPTATLGGAMFLVISDTVARTVAPPTEIPVGVVTAIFGAPFFLYLLRKRKQQIM